The Streptomyces rimosus genomic interval CGTCCTTCAGCTTTCCGGTGCCGTCCTGGGCCTGCCCGATGCCGTCCTTGAGCTTCCCGGCGCCGTCCGCGGCCTCCTGGGTCTTGTCGTGCAGCGTCGAGAAGGAGACGAAGATGTTGTCGTAGAAGCTGCGCGAGGACTTCGCGGAGGCCGCCGAGCGCACCTCGGAGAAGACCGTGCGGGAGATCTGCCCGACGATGTAGTTGTTGGCGTCGTTCGTACGGACCTGAAGGGCGCCGGTCTCCGGATGGTCGCCCCCACTGGACGCGATGCGCTTGCTGAAGTCCCTGGGAACGGTCAGCGACAGGTAGTACGAGCCGTCCTCGACGCCGCGGTCCGCCTCCTGGGCGCTCACCCGGTGCCAGTCGAAGGTGTGGCTGTCGCGCAGGCCATCGACGATGCTGTCACCGGCCGCGACCTTCTTGCCCTTGACCTCCGCGCCGGTGTCCTCGTTGACGAGCGCGACCGGGATCTTGTCCAGGCGCCCGTACGGGTCCCAGAAGGAGCACAGGTAGAGCGCGCCGTACAGGAGCGGCAGCAGGAGGAGGGCGATCAGCGCCGCCATCGGCAGCTTGCCCCTCCCGAACCGCTTCAGCTCAAGCGCGGCCAGCCTCGGCGAGCGCATCCGCCGCCTCCTTCTTTTCGTCGCTGGTCGCTGCTTCTGCGTCATGCGCTCCGGTACGCACCACGACCGCGCCCTCGGGCGCCTGGCTGCACACCGCGAGGACGGTCGTCCCGGACTCCGCCAGGGCGCGCAGCGTCGCCCAGACGCCTGCGCGTTCGGCGTCGGAGAGCTTCATGTCGGTGTCGTCCACGGCGAGCAGGCGGGGTTTCCCGATCAGCGCCAGGGCGAGCGACAGGCGCAGCGCTTCGGCGCGCTCCAGGTCGCGTACGGCCGTCCGTACGCCCTTGGGCAGAACCTCCACATCCAGACCGGCCGCCTCCAGGGCCGCGTCGGTACGGGCGCGGGCCGCCGCGGTACGCTCCCGGCGCGGGCGCAGCAGCGCGCGCACCGATTCGCCGAACCGGTGCTGGAGCAGGGTGCGTTCGCGCAGGTGCTCGGCCACCGTCAGGGCAGGTTCGAGATCCGTGACACCGGGTACGTGGGCCAGTGCGGTGATCGCCCGTACCGCCGCCATCTTCTTGGGCAGCGGCAGCCCGGCGACCTCGGCCGTACCGGCGGAGGGCGTCATCCGGCCGGTGAGCGCGAGCAGTAGGCAGGTGCGTCCCGAACCGGACGGGCCCTCGATGGCGATCAGCGAGCCCGGCCCGGCCGTCAGGCCGATGTCCCGGAAGGCCCAGCCGCGGGGGCCCCGGACGCCGAGCCCGGTGGCGGTGACGGCCGCCCCGTGCGGGGTGCTGTGCACGATCCCCTCCTTTGAACTGACCAGTCAGTTCAAAAAGTATGCGCAGCCTTGTCATGTCTCCGCAAGGGGGTCCCGGCCGTCCGCCCGCTTTCCGGGGAAAGCCGCGATCTCCCCGAATTACCCGCCCCGCACAGGGAAAGAGCAGGTCAGAGCCGATTGTCAGTGGTGTGCCGCACGATGGCCCCATACGGTCCCCGAACCGTCATGCGACGACAGGAGGTTCGTCATGGCAGCCAGTTCGGCCGCGGGCAGCTCCGCGGCGTACGGCCCTCCGGGCGATGTCCACCCCGTCCTGCGCCGGGCGGCAGCGCCGCCCGCCGCCCTCGACCTGCTCGCCCAGGCCCAGCGTGGCATCGACGAAGCCCGCGACCTGGAAACCCCCAACGAGCGCTACGCCACCGCCCACCTCGCCGCACTGCGCACCGCGGCCGCCGTCCTCGCCGTGCGCGGCCGCCCCGAGACCAGCCTCCGCCGCAGGCAGCGCATCCGCAGCGCCTGGGAGGTGCTGCCCGAGGTCGCTCCCGAACTCGCCGAGTGGAGCGCCCTGTTCGCCTCCGGCGCCCAGCGCCGTGCCCGCGCCGAGGCGGGCATAGCCGGCGCGGCCGGCCCGCGCGACGCCGACGACCTGATCCGCGACGTGGCGATGTTCCTGCGCCTGGTGGAACGGATGCTGCTCCTCCAGCCCACCCTGCCGTCCCAGCGGGCGGGGTGACGGGCGGGGGCGGGGGCAGGGGTATCCGGCCCGGTCGGCCGGTATCGGGAGGCCGGGCCGTCCCCTCGCGTCCCATTAGGGTGGTACCCATCAGTTCCATGCCCCCGTCGAGGAGCCACCCGCCGTGTCTGACCCGCTGCGCCCGCGCGCATCCCTTCGTACCGCCGTGGTCTGGGAGGTTCTCGTAGAGGCCCTGGAGCGCCGGGCCGCGGCCGCCGGGCAGGACGTCCTCGACGTCCTGGACACCGGCGGCGGTACCGGCAACTTCGCCGTGCCGGTCGCGCGCCTCGGCCACCGCGTCACGGTCGTGGACCCCAGCCCCAACGCCCTGTTCGCCCTGGAGCGGCGGGCCGCCGAAGCGGGCGTCGCCGACCGGGTGCGCGCCGTGCAGGGCGACGCCCACGGCCTGTTCGACGTGGTCGAGCCCGGCGGCTACGACACCGTGCTGTGCCACGGCGTGCTGGAGTACGTCGACGACCCGGCCGAGGGCGTGCGCAACGCGGTCGGCGCGCTGCGCCCGGCCGGCACCCTGAGCCTGCTCGCCGCCGGACTGGGCGGCGCCGTGCTCGCCCGCGCCCTGGCGGGCCACTTCACCGAGGCCAGGAACGCCCTGACGGACCCGGCGGGCCGCTGGGGCGACGGGGACCCGGTGCCCCGGCGCTTCACCGCCGAGCAGCTCACCGCACTGGTCTCGGACACCGGCCTGAAGGTCAGCGGTGTGCACGGCGTACGGGTCTTCGCCGACCTGGTGCCCGGCGTCCTGGTGGACACCGAGCCCGGCGCCATGGACGCCCTGCTGAAACTGGAGGCAGCCGCCGCCGAGAACCCCGCGTTCCACTCGGTCGCCACCCAGCTGCACGTGCTCGCCGAGCGCGGCTGACTTCCCCGAGCCGCTCACGCTGTGCGTGCAGTCGGCCACAGGCCACCCGATCAGCCGCTTCGCCCCGTATGATCGGGGGTACAACGCCCGGCATGACGGATCGGCGGGTGGGGAATGCAGGCTGCAGGCACCACCGACCGCCACGGCGGCCCGGGCGGTGAATTGGCGTAGAGGGGCGGGTTTCACGGGGGCGATTCCCTGCCTATCCTGAAAGGGTCGCACCCGGTCGCCCCCCGCGACCGACGAGTAGGAGGACTCCGTGCCGCTCTCGGAGCACGAGCAGCGCATGCTCGAGCAAATGGAGCGAGCGCTGTACGCCGAAGATCCGAAGTTCGCGACAGCGCTTGAGGGAAGCGGGCTGCGTACGTACACCCGGCGACGGGTCTACCAAGCGGTCGCGGGCTTCCTGGTAGGTATCGCGCTCCTCATGGCCGGTATGGTCGCCCAGCAGATCTGGATCAGCGTGGTCGGCTTCCTCGTGATGCTCGGCTGCGCGGTGCTCGCGGTCACCGGCTGGCGCAAGGCGCCCAAGCCGGGAGAGCAGCAGGCCGCGGCGGGCGGCCGCGCGGGACCCGGTGGCGGTCAGGCCAGGCGCCAGGCCCGGCAGCGCCGCTCGATGATGGACCGGATCGAGAGCCGGTGGCAGCGCCGCCGCGACGAACAGGGCCACTGACCGGCCCCTCGGCTCCCCGACCTCCTGCTCGCCCTGCCACGCCCAACATTTGAGATGTCGCGGCCGTCCGGATTCCGGACGGCCGCTTCTCGTGTTCGGGGGAGCGACGGCCGGGGGCGGCCGGGGCTGCGGCCGGTTACCGGTCGACTTCGCTCTTTGCATACGCGAGGGCAAAGCGGGGTGTCGAGGTGGGGCGCGGGTCGCGGTGCCGGTCGTGGTGCGGGCCACGTCCCAGGGCGCCGCTATCAGGCCGCTGTTGCCTCGGTACACAGCCTGGCCGTCCCCTCCTGGCCTTCGCGCCCTCCGCTCCGCCTTTCACGCGCTGCACCCCCCACGCGCTCCGCGCTCTCGCCGCGCCCACGGTTCGCCGGGCGCCCACGCGCGCGCCCGTACGCTGACGCGCGCTCGCTGACCTCCTGACGTTGACGTCCGCTCGCGAAAGAAGGCGCACCGCTACGTCCGCTCGCGAATGAGGTATCTCTACGTCCGCTCGCGAAAGAGCCGTACCTCTATGTCCGCTCCCGGGACAGCCGCAGAGCGCTCGCCACCTTGCGCACCGCGGTGGCCGGTGGGCTCGTGGCGCAGCGGGCGAGGAAGGCCGACCAGCGGGACGACAGGGTCCACAGGGCCCGTGCGGCGGAGCGCGGCGCCAGGAGCGCGCGCAGCCGCAGGCGCCGGGACGCGGCGTCGTGCAGGCCGGTACGGACGCGGCGCACCTCGTCGGCGAGGCCGGGCGCCGGCTGCGGATGCGGTGCGTACAGCACCTGCTCCACCGACGCCGCGACCCGGTGGGCCGACTCCGCCGCCGGCGCCCGCAACTCGCCTATCCGCACGATCCGCTCCGCCGCCTTGCGGGGAGTGAGCGATTCGTCCGGCAGGATGCCGTAATCCCAGCCGGAATCGATCAGTTCCTGCCAGGCCGCGAGCGTGCGCGTGGCCCCGGCCGGTATGCCGCCCCGGGACTCCGGCGCGCCGCCGCCGTCCCAGCCGGAGTCGTCCGGTTCGAGATGGGCCGTGCGGAGGTCCGGCGCGGCGGCCGACCGTGGACGGTGTCGGCCGGCCACGCTGCCGCCGAGACGTCGGGAGCGGGCCCGCAGCCGCCACAGCACCGGTAGCAGGAGAAGCAGAAGCAGGAGCGGGATGCCGATAACGATCGCCGCTACGGTCCACGGCGACGGCCCGCCCTCGGCCGGGCCGCTCGTCGACTGCGCGGGCGGCGTCCAGCACGGGCCGACGCGCCGCTCGGCGGGGGCGCAGCTCTGCGCGGGGGACGGCCCGACGGGCGCCGCCGCCGAGCGCGACGGCTGCGGTGCCGGGGCGTTCGTACCGCCGTTGGACGGGGTGTTGGTGAGGGTGTAGTCGGGCAGCGTGCCCCGGCTCGGCGTCGGCTCGAACCGCGTCCAGCCGGTGCCCTCGAAATACAGCTCGGGCCAGGCGTGGGCGTCCTTCAGACCGACCGAGGTCGAGCCGTCGCTCTGCCGGGTGCCGGGGGTGAAGCCGACCGCGACCCGGGCGGGTATGCCCAGCGTGCGTGCCATCGCCGCCATGGAGAAGGCGAAGTGCACGCAGAAGCCCTCCTTCTGCTCCAGGAACCGGGAGATGGCTTCCGTGCCGCTGCCGGCCCGCACCTCCGTGTTATAGGTGAAGCCGCCGTTGAGCGAGAACCAGTCCTGGAGGCGGACGGCCTTGTCGTACGCCGTGCCGGCGCCCTTCGTCACCTGCTTCGCGGTCTCGCGCACGACCGGGGGCAGCGAGTCCGGGACCTTGGTGTACTCGCGCGTCAGCTCGGCGGGCGGCGCGGGCGCTTCCTCCAACTGGCGCGCGGTGGGCCGGACCAGCAGGCTCTCGACCTGGTACTGCACGCCCCGCGTGTTCTGCCCGCGGTCGCCGACCAGCGTGCGGCCCTCCGGCTCGAAGCGCCAGCGCCCGGCTATGTCCACGCGGGAGGCGGGGTAGGGCAGGGGCAGCCAGTTCTGCGCGTACCAAGGAGCGGTGGAGATGCTCGTGTTGACGGGGGTGACGTCCACCTCCGGGCTCAGTCCGGCAGGTTCGGGCAGCCGGTCCGGCACGTCTTTGACGGCACGCTCGGACGGCTTCCACGCGGTGCCGTCGAACTGGTCGAGCGCGACGATGCGCAGATACATGTCACGCGTGTCGGAGGCGGTGGTGCGGTAGTTGAGGACCTGCCGGTCCTCGGGCTGGTTCAGGCTGTTCTGCAAGGACACCAGCGGGTTCACCGCGGAGATCGTGCCGCCTCCGCCGCCCGGACCGCGGCCGGCCACCGCCTGGCCCAGCAGCCCGCCGCCGAGCGAGGGCAGCACCGCGGGCACCACCAGGGCGACGCCCAGCACCAGCGCGCCGATCCGGCGGCCCATACGGACCGGGGCCTGCGCCGGGCCGCCGACCGTGCCCGCGTAACTCTGCCCGCCGGAGAACGCCGGCCTCCCGGAGCCGGCGCTCCGGCCACCGAACACCCGGCCCCACTGCGAGAGCCGGTCCCGGCCCTCGGCCAGGAGCAGCAGCAGATATCCGGCCCCCGCGACCAGGAACCACAGCCAGCCCGCCCCGCCCTGCGAGAGGCCCGCCGCCACCGAATACAGCGCGAGCAGGGGCAGTCCGGCGGGCGCCGCGCTGCGGTACGTCACGGCCAGCGCGTCCACGATCAGGCCGACCACCAGCACCCCGCCGACCAGCAGCAGACGGATGCCGGCCGTCACCGGGGCCGGTATCGCATACCGGCTGACGTCGGCGACGCCCTCCTGCACCAGTTCGCCGAACTCCGCGAAGACGTCCGGGCCGGGCAGGACCAGGGCGATCGCCTTGTCGTGCGCGAAGAGCACGGTGAGCAGCAGCAGCGCCACCACGGCCTGCGCCGCCACCGTCAGCGGCCGCGCCAGCGGCACCCGGCGGGCCAGCGCCCCCACCCCGGACACGATCGTCAGCAGAATCGCCGCCTGCAGCATCCAGCCGACCGGATCCACCAGCGGCAACAGCGCGCAAGAAGCGCCCAACGTCGCCACCACCGCGCACACAGTCAGCCGCGCCCGCCCGCTCATGCCTCTGCCCCGCTCCCCGACGCCGCGACCGGCCGGGCGCCCCCGGCCGTGCCGCTAGCGCTGACGCCCCCGCGCGTAGCGACAGCACCGGCCGCATCAGCGCCGGCCGTACCGGCACCCCCGGCGGCTCCCGCCACCGGCCCGCCGCCCGCCGATCCCTCCGCCACGCCCGCCCGATCCACCTGCCACCACCGCGCCGTCAACGACAGCAGCGCACAAGAAGCGGCCAGCATCGCCACCACTGCACAAACCGTCAGCCGCGCCCGCCCGCTCATGCCCCCACCTCGCTCCCCGGCCCCGCCCCGCCGCCCGTACCGGCACCCCCGACCACACCAGCACCGCCCGTACCGGAGCCCCCGGAGTCCCCCGCCCCCGGAGCACCCCCCACCCGATCCACCCGCCGCCAAAGCTCCGCCAGCGAATCACCGGGTCGCACCGGCAGTGCCTTCCAGCCCGCCTCCTGGAGCATCCGCAACCGCTCCTCCAGCGGCAGCCGCGGCTGACCACCGGTGGAGCGGAATCCGGTGCCCCGCGACCAGGCGTCGCTGTCCAGTACGAAGGCGACTGCCGCGCCGCCGCGCCGCCGCATCCGTCCGGCCACCGCGGTCTGTTCCTCGTCGAGGTCGCCGAAGAATGCCACCAGCAGCCCTTCGTTGCCGCTGCGCAGGACGTCATACGCCCGGGCCAGGCCGGGTTCGTCGGATTGGTCGACCACGGCCAGGGTGTCCAGCAGGAGGCCGGCGGTGTCGGCGGATTCGGCGCCGCCCGCCCAGCCGCCGGTTCCGTCGGGGCCCGGTACGGACATGCCAGAGTCGGTCAGAAAACGGACCGAGAAACCGCGCTCCAGAAGGTGGACCGCAGCCGACGCGGCGCCCGACACCGCCCACTCGAACGCCGAGTCGGGGCCGGAACCCTGATGGGCCGTGCGCCGCGTGTCGAGCAGGACCGTGCAGTGGGCCCGCTGCGGCTGCTCCTCGCGGCGGACCATCAGCTCGCCGTAGCGCGCGGTGGAGCGCCAGTGGACGCGGCGCAGGTCGTCGCCGTGGCGGTAGCCGCGGGGGATCACGTCGTCCTCGCCGGCCAGGGCGAGCGAGCGCTGGCGGCCGTCGCCGTACCCGGACGCCTCGCCCGCGAGCCGGACCGGCGGCAGGGGTTCGACCCGCGGCACGACGGTCAGCGTGTCGTGGTCGCTGAAGGAGCGGGTCAGCTCGCACATGCCGAACGGGTCGGAGAGCCGCAGCTGCAGCGGCCCCAGCGGATAGCGCCCGCGCAGGTCGGAACGGACCCGGTAGGACACCTCCCGGCGGCCCCCGGCCTCGACCCGGTCGAGCACGAAGCGCGGGCGCGGGCCCAGTACGTACGGCACGCGGTCCTGGAGCATCAGCACACCGGTGGGCAGCCGCGAGACGTTCTCGACGCGCAGCCGCACCCGCGATTCGGCGGTGGCCGGCACCCGGGCGGGGGAGAGGGTACGGCTGCCCGCGACCCGGTAGCGGGTGCGGTACAGCACGATCGCGCACACCAGGGGGAGCACGGCCAGCAGCAGCCCGACGCGGAGCAGGTCCGTCTGCCCGAGGGCGTACGCGCACACGGCGGCCGCGACGCCCGCCGCCAGGAAGGACCGGCCGCGCGTCGTCAGCCCGGCGAAGGCGGCCCGCAGACCGCCGCGCTCCGGCGCGCCCTCGATCCCCCCGGCCGTCATCAGTACCCCCGCAGGCCGGGCGGCTGCCCCGGGTGGGGCCTGGGCCACTGCTGCGCCGAGGGGTCGGGCACCGGTGTGCGGCGCAGGATCTCGCCCACGACCTGCTCGGACGTACGGCGGTTGAGCTGGGCCTGCGCGGTCGGCAGCAGCCGGTGGGCCAGCACCGCCACCGCGAGCGCCTGCACGTCGTCCGGGAGGGCGTACTCCCGGCCGGCCAGCGCCGCCGCGGCCTTCGCCGCGCGCAGCAGGTGCAGTGTCGCCCGCGGCGAGGCGCCGAGGCGCAGATCGGGGTGGCTGCGGGTGGCGGCGACCAGGTCCACGGCGTATCTGCGCACCGCTTCGGCGACGTGGACCGTGCGGACCGCGTCGATCAGCTTCAGTATCTCGTCGGCGTGCGCGACCGGCTGGAGGTCGTCCAGGGGCGAGGCGGCGCCGTGCACGTCCAGCATCTGCAGCTCGGCGTCCGGGCTCGGGTAGCCGATCGAGACGCGGGCCATGAAGCGGTCCCGCTGCGCCTCGGGCAGCGGATACGTGCCCTCCATCTCGACCGGGTTCTGGGTGGCGACGACCATGAAGGGGGCGGGCAGCTCGTACGTCTGGCCGTCCACCGTGACCTGGCGCTCCTCCATCGACTCCAGCAGCGCCGACTGGGTCTTGGGGGAGGCACGGTTGATCTCGTCGCCGATCACGACCTGGGCGAAGACCGCGCCGGGCTTGAACTCGAAGTCGCGGCGCTGCTGGTCGAAGACGCTGACGCCGGTGATGTCCGACGGCAGCAGGTCGGGGGTGAACTGGATGCGCCGCACCGAGCAGTCGATGGAGCGGGCCAGCGCCTTGGCGAGCATCGTCTTGCCGACGCCCGGCACGTCCTCGATGAGCAGATGGCCCTCCGCGAGCAGCACGGTCAGCGCGAGCCGCACGACCTCCGGCTTGCCCTCGATCACGCCCTCCACCGACCTGCGGACCCGCTCCGCCGTGGTGGTCAGATCGCCCCGCGCGCCCGGCTCCGTCCGCGCGGGGGGACCCCCAAGGCTCGCTTGCTCGTCAAAGGTCGTCACCCGGCCCTCCTCGGCCCTTCCCCGCGCCCCGCGGCACGCGGGACACCCAACTGCGGGCGCACGTCCTCCGTACGGACCGGCCCTCCCCGTCGAGCGCCGCCGGGCCCCTCGGCCGCGGCAACGCCACGTAGGCATTCTCGCCGTCCACGCCGCTTCGCGTCATGGCCTGTGGATAACTCGCGCGCCGGCCCCCGCCGCACGGCCGCGCACCCGCCCGCGGACCCACGCCGGCCGGCGCCGGCTTTCCGCGGCCACCCGCTGAGCAGCGCGAACGACGGGGCCGGACGGACGGACCGCCCGGCCCCGCTGTCATGGATCACGGCCTCCCGGCCGCGGATCACCGTCGTCCCCCGGCGCCTACTTCGGGTCGACCTCCCGCAGCAGACCGGTCGTCACATCGAAGACAAAGCCCCGCACATCGTCCGTGTGCAGCAGGAACGGGGAGGTCCGCACCCGCTCGATGGACTGGCGGACGTCCTCGTCGAGGTCCTTGAACGCCTCGACCGCCCAGTTGGGCCGCTGGCCGACCTCGGCCGCCAGCTCGTGGCGGAACTCCTCGGTCAGGTTCAGCAGGCCGCAGCCCGTGTGGTGGATGAGCACGACGGAGCGGGTGCCCAGCGCCCGCTGGCTGATCGTCAGGGAGCGGATGATGTCGTCGGTGACGACGCCGCCCGCGTTGCGGATGGTGTGGCAGTCGCCGAGCGAGAGGCCCAGCGCGTCGTGGAGGTCCAGCCGGGCGTCCATACAGGCCACGACGGCGACCTTCAGGACGGGGCGGGCGTCCATCCCCGGGTCGGTGAAGGCGGCGGCGTACTGTTTGTTGGCCTCGACGAGGCGGTCGGTGACCGTGCCGGCCGCGGGGGCCAGGGCGCTGTCGGCGGACGGGGGCAGCGGCTGAGAGGCAGGTATCGACATAGCAACACGGTAAAGGGCACCGGCCGGTAAGGCTGCACGTGGGAGCGGGCATAGGGGGGCACTACGGCGTCCTGTGAGGTTTTCCACACGCCCCGCCGGGCGCCGCCGATCGGGTGAAAGCGGCCTTTTCGCCCCGGTCGCGGCCGCTCGCCCGGCCCGTCCCGCGGCGCTCCCGGGCCATTCGAAAACCGCGCGGAACCACCCCGGCGGCCGGTGCGGGACGCGCGGAACCGGTTGATTGACCCCGCGCGGCAGTGGACTAAAGTGGCGCGAAGTGGGAGGCGTGACGCTCTCCTTGGATCCCGAATCTTTCGCGTGCGATCTGCACGTACGGCTCGGCCTCCTCCCGCTCCAACCGGTCCGCCGACGGCACTTCCCCGTCGTCGGAGGGCCACTTCCCCTTCAGAGCGGGCGGGGACCAAGCGGTACGTGCGGCATTCCCCCAGCCAGCGGCCGGGGGGACCCACCTGCCGCCCACCCCATCGGAAGGCGCATGAGCAGCAACGATCGCCACGTACCCGTCATGCTCCAGCGGTGTCTGGACATGCTCGCCCCCGCGCTCGCCGAGCCCGGCGCGGTCGTCGTCGACTGCACGCTCGGCCTCGGAGGGCACAGCGAGGCGCTGCTCGCCACGTTCCCGGCCGCCCGCCTGATCGCCCTCGACCGGGACCCGGCCGCGCTGAAGCTGGCGGGGGAGCGCCTGGCCCCCTACGGGGACCGCGCCACCCTCGTGCACGCCGTCTACGACGAGCTGCCGGAGGTCCTGGCCCGCCTCGGCGTCCCGCGCGTCCAGGGTGTCCTGTTCGACCTCGGCGTCTCCTCCATGCAGCTGGACGAGGCCGACCGCGGCTTCGCGTACGCGCAGGACGCGCCGCTCGACATGCGCATGGACCAGACGACCGGCATCAGCGCCGCCGAGGTCCTCAACACCTACCCGCCCGGCGAACTGGTCCGCATCCTGCGCGCCTACGGGGAGGAGAAGCAGGCCAAGCGGATCGTCGAGGCGGTCGTACGGGAGCGCGCCAAGGAGCCCTTCACGAACAGCGCGCGCCTGGTGGAGCTGATCCGCGACGCGCTGCCGCAGGCCGCGAAGCGCACCGGCGGCAACCCCGCCAAGCGCACGTTCCAGGCGCTGCGCATCGAGGTCAACGCCGAGCTGGCCGCCGTGGAGAGCGCCGTACCGGCCGCCGTGCGGGCCCTCGCCGTGGGCGGCCGGATCGCGGTGCTCGCGTACCACTCGCTGGAGGACCGCATCGTCAAGCAGGTCCTCGCGGCCGGCGCGGCCCACACCGCGCCGCCCGGCCTGCCCGTCGTCCCCGAGCAGTACCAGCCGCGCCTGAAGCTGCTCACCCGCGGCGCCGAGCTGCCGACCGAAGAGGAGATCGCCGAGAACCGGCGCGCGGCCCCCGCCCGGCTGCGCGGCGCCGAGCGCATCCGCGAGGACATCGCGTGAACCGGCCGGGGCGGGCGCGCTCGGGGCCGGGCCGGCTCTCGGGCCTGTTCGCCTCCGGCCCCGGCGGCACACCGGCGCGTACGCCGTTCGTGCTCCTGGTGGTGGTGCTCCTCGGCTCCGGTCTGATCACGCTGCTGCTGCTCAATTCCGCGCTCAACCAGGGCTCCTTCGAGCTGAGCAAGCTGGAGAAGCGGACCGACGAGCTGAAGGACGAGCAGCAGGCGCTCCAGCAGGAGGTGGACGCCTTCTCCGCGCCCGGCGCCCTGGAGCAGCGCGCCCGCGAGCTGGGCATGGTCCCCGGCGGCAGCCCGGCGTTCCTGGAGCCGGACGGCACCGTACGGGGCAAGCCGAGCAAGGCCGCGGGCGGCGGCGTCGGCCCGATGAGCGCGCCCGGCCCGTCGCGGCTCGCCGTCCCCGCGCCGCGGCCCGCGCCGGGCCCCGCGGCCGCACCGGCCGCCGGCCCCCGGCCGTCCGCCGGGCCGCGTCCCGCGCCCACCGCCCCGGACGCGCCGCTGCCCGACCATCCCATGCCCGCCCTCACCGCGCCCGGCCGCCCGCTGCCCGGGTCCGCACCGACGACCTCCGGCAGGTGAGCCCGTGACGTACGAGAACACCGTGCCGTACGAGAACGCCGACGCCCTGCCCGATGCCGCGCCCGCGGCCTCCGTCGTACGGACGGCCGCACCGGAGGAGGACGCCGTATGACCGACCCCAAGGGCCCCCGCTCCGGCAACGGCTCCGCGAACGGCTCCGGCCCCGGCCCGAAGGGCTCCGGAGCGAGGAGCACGGGCGGGAAGACGCCCGGCAAGACACCCGGTAAGACCCCCGGCCCGAAGAGCACGGGCGCGAGCACCCCCGGCCCGAAGAGCCCCGGCACCGGCGCCAGACCGTCCGGTACCAAGCCGTCCGGCGCCAAAGCGTCCGGCACCAAGCCCCCGGCCCCCCGCCGCGTCCCCCGCCCCACCCCGCCCGACGGCCGCGCAGGCCAGTCCCGAGGCGGCCAGGCACGCGCCGGCCAGTCCCGTACCGGCCAGTCCCGCAGCACACCGCGCCCCGCCGCCCAGCGCTCCGCACCCAAGCGCGCCCCGGCCGCCCGCGGCCCCCGCCCCCGCTCCGGCCCCTCGACCCTGCGGCTGGGCAGCCCGCGCCCCCGGCTGCGCATGGTCTCCCTCGCGCTCACGCTGATCATGCTGATCTTCGTGATCCGGCTGTTCCAGGTGCAGGCCGTGGACGCCGGCGCGTACGCCGCCAAGGCCAACGTCAACCGCTACGTCCCGGTCAAGCTGGCCGCCGAGCGCGGCGCGATCACCGACCGGGACGGCGTGGACCTGGCGACCACGGTGGACGCGTACGACATCACCGCCGACCCCAGCCTGCTCGCGCCCGACAAGATCAAGATCAAGGACGCCCCGCAGCAGGCCGCCGGGCTGCTCGCGCCGATCCTGGGCGAGGACCGGGCCGTCCTGGCCAAGAAGCTCGCCACGCCCGGCTCCCGCTACGTACGGCTCGCCCGGCAGCGGACCCCGCAGGTCTGGAAGCAGATCAAGGACCTGCGCAAGGCGCTGGACGCCAAGGCGGCCAAGGCGCCCAAGAGCAAGCCGCGCCCCAACGTGCTCGTCGGGATCTTCGCGGACAAGCACAGCAAGCGCGTCTACCCGAACAAGGACCTGGCCTCCGGCGTCCTCGGCTTCGTCAACAGCGAGGGCCGGGGCGGCGGCGGCCTGGAGGCCCGGCTCGACAAGCAGCTGGCGGGCAAGGACGGCAAGCTGGTCTACGCCCAGTCCGGCGGCCGCCGCGTCCCCACCGCCGACACCCAGGAGCACCCGGCCGTCCCGGGCACCGACATAGAGCTGACGCTGGACCGCGACATCCAGTGGATGGCCCAGCAGGCCATCACCAAGCAGGTCGCCGAGTCGCAG includes:
- a CDS encoding peptidoglycan D,D-transpeptidase FtsI family protein is translated as MTDPKGPRSGNGSANGSGPGPKGSGARSTGGKTPGKTPGKTPGPKSTGASTPGPKSPGTGARPSGTKPSGAKASGTKPPAPRRVPRPTPPDGRAGQSRGGQARAGQSRTGQSRSTPRPAAQRSAPKRAPAARGPRPRSGPSTLRLGSPRPRLRMVSLALTLIMLIFVIRLFQVQAVDAGAYAAKANVNRYVPVKLAAERGAITDRDGVDLATTVDAYDITADPSLLAPDKIKIKDAPQQAAGLLAPILGEDRAVLAKKLATPGSRYVRLARQRTPQVWKQIKDLRKALDAKAAKAPKSKPRPNVLVGIFADKHSKRVYPNKDLASGVLGFVNSEGRGGGGLEARLDKQLAGKDGKLVYAQSGGRRVPTADTQEHPAVPGTDIELTLDRDIQWMAQQAITKQVAESQADRGYVVVQDTRTGEILALANAPGFDPNDISKADPDALGNAALTDAFEPGSTSKLMSMAAVLEEGAATPATRVTVPNRLHRGDRNFADDIDHPTWHLTLNGVLAKSSNIGTILATEQLGKTRKEANQVLYSYLRKFGIGKPTGLGFPGETAGLLAPPLKWSTSQQYTIPFGQGLSLNAVQAASVYSTIANGGERIAPTLVRGSTGPDGHYQAAPKPEKTRVVSEKTARTLATMLESVVDDKEGTGAKAKIDGYRVGGKTGTSNRVDPKTGRYHGYTASFAGFAPADQPRITVYCAVQNPTKGSYFGGQVCGPIYQQVMEFALKTLQVPPSGAQPPRLPVTFKPGE